From one Plectropomus leopardus isolate mb chromosome 8, YSFRI_Pleo_2.0, whole genome shotgun sequence genomic stretch:
- the LOC121947273 gene encoding galactose-specific lectin nattectin-like → MASNLFFVAVFCLTSGLWVGANVNTCKTCPDGWVRFKDSCYQYHHTAKDWADAERTCIRLHGNLASIHSKEEHDFIQHLIHRATGKDGQTHIGGHDTAKEGAWMWSDGTPFDFKGLWGPGQPDNAHHREHCLELNYRRAPNDNQCKIAKPFVCGMHL, encoded by the exons ATGGCATCAAATCTTTTTTTCGTCGCGGTCTTCTGTTTGACCAGCGGACTGTGGGTCGGAGCAAATGTaa aCACATGCAAGACCTGCCCTGATGGCTGGGTCCGTTTTAAAGACAGCTGTTACCAGTACCACCACACCGCCAAGGACTGGGCTGATGCAGAG CGCACCTGCATTCGCCTTCATGGCAATCTGGCATCAATCCACAGCAAAGAGGAACACGACTTCATCCAACACCTCATCCACAGAGCAACCGGCAAGGACGGACAAACTCACATTGGAGGCCATGACACCGCAAAG GAGGGTGCGTGGATGTGGTCTGATGGGACCCCCTTTGACTTCAAGGGTTTGTGGGGTCCAGGGCAGCCCGACAACGCTCACCACAGAGAACACTGCCTGGAGCTCAACTACCGAC GTGCACCAAATGACAACCAATGCAAGATTGCGAAACCCTTTGTCTGTGGCATGCACCTGTGA